From the Gavia stellata isolate bGavSte3 chromosome 22, bGavSte3.hap2, whole genome shotgun sequence genome, one window contains:
- the ERN1 gene encoding serine/threonine-protein kinase/endoribonuclease IRE1: MQLRLSSYFIYYKASQNTSSVTVPETLLFVSTLDGSLHAVSKRTGAIKWTLKEDPVLQVPIHVEEPAFLPDPNDGSLYTLGGKNSEGLTKLPFTIPELVQASPCRSSDGILYMGKKQDIWYVIDLMTGEKQQTLTSSFAESLCPSTSLLYLGRTEYTITMYDTKKKELRWNATYFDYAATLPDEDIKYKMSHFVSNGDGLVVTVDSESGDVLWIQNYASPVVAFYIWQREGLRKVMHTNVGIETLRYLTFMSGEVGHITKWKYPFPKETETKSKLTPTLYVGKYSTSLYASPSMVHEGVTVVPRGSAIPLLEGPKTEGVTIEDNGECVITPSTDVKFSGRLKEKNKLSYWNDWLLIGHHETPLSAPTKILEKFPSNLPKRPENVIPADSDKATIEEVIDIVEGSSTEVPPAVPKDIEEKPARPVPRPEAPVDSMLKDMATIILSTFLLVGWVAFIITYPMSVHQQQQRQHQLEEKIQLLQQQKLPFRAPSDLPPEADFLDTSYGRTESSATSTPNMSPRASNHSAYSSISTSDVGSCLSTEHEEGDEDANRVMVGKISFNPKDVLGHGAEGTIVYRGTFDNRDVAVKRILPECFSFADREVQLLRESDEHPNVIRYFCTEKDRQFQYIAIELCAATLQEYVEQKAFSHHGLQPIALLQQTTSGLAYLHSLSIVHRDLKPHNILISMPNAHGKVKAMISDFGLCKKLAVGRHSFSRRSGVPGTEGWIAPEMLSEDCKENPTYTVDIFSAGCVFYYVVSEGSHPFGKSLQRQANILLGAYSLESLNAGRHEDIIARDLIEQMINMDPQKRPSASCVLKHPFFWSLEKQLHFFQDVSDRIEKESLDGPIVKQLERGGREVVKMDWREHITVPLQTDLRKFRSYKGGSVRDLLRAMRNKKHHYRELPPEVQETLGSIPDDFVRYFTARFPHLLLHTYNAMHICCQERLFQHYYNQDSAELSLAGDTV, encoded by the exons aacaCCAGCTCAGTAACTGTGCCAGAAACACTGTTGTTTGTTTCAACTCTTGATGGAAGTTTGCATGCTGTCAGCAAGAGGACGGGAGCAATCAAGTGGACTTTAAAAGAAG ATCCTGTACTCCAGGTGCCAATACATGTGGAAGA GCCAGCATTTCTTCCAGACCCAAATGACGGCAGTTTGTATACGCTCGGTGGCAAGAATAGTGAAGGCTTGAct aaacTTCCATTTACTATCCCAGAGCTGGTGCAGGCATCTCCCTGTCGCAGTTCAGATGGGATCCTGTACATGG GTAAAAAGCAGGATATTTGGTATGTGATTGACCTCATGACTGGAGAGAAACAGCAAACGTTGACTTCCTCATTTGCAGAAAGTCTTTGCCCGTCAACATCCCTCCTGTATCTCGGGAGAACAG AGTACACGATCACAATGTATGACACCAAGAAGAAGGAGCTGCGATGGAATGCCACCTATTTTGATTATGCAGCTACTCTGCCTGATGAAGAcataaaataca AAATGTCCCACTTTGTGTCTAATGGAGACGGACTGGTGGTGACCGTAGACAGTGAGTCTGGGGACGTACTGTGGATTCAGAATTACGCTTCTCCTGTGGTAGCTTTTTACATCTGGCAACGTGAAGGATTACGGAAAGTTATGCATACTAACGTGGGGATAGAAACTCTGCGATATTTGACGTTCATGTCTGGGGAGGTCGGACACATTACCAAGTGGAAATATCCCTTCCCAAAGGAAACAGAGACCAAGAGCAAACTGAC accaACTCTATATGTAGGGAAATACTCCACAAGTTTGTATGCATCGCCATCAATGGTGCATGAAGGAGTAACTGTTGTG CCCCGTGGCAGTGCCATACCGTTACTAGAGGGTCCTAAAACAGAAGGAGTCACAATTGAAGACAATGGCGAGTGCGTTATCACCCCCAGTACAGACGTAAAGTTTTCAGGcagactgaaggaaaagaacaagctCAGCTACTGGAACGACTGGCTTCTAATAG ggCACCATGAAACACCATTATCTGCCCCTACAAAGATCCTGGAGAAATTCCCAAGCAACTTACCTAAGAGGCCTGAAAATGTGATTCCGGCTGACTCTGATAAAGCCACTATTGAAGAG GTTATTGACATCGTTGAAGGTTCCTCAACAGAAGTGCCTCCTGCTGTTCCAAAGGATATTGAGGAGAAACCTGCTCGGCCTGTCCCTCGGCCAGAGGCTCCTGTGGACTCCATGTTGAAAGACATGGCCACAATCATTCTCAGCACTTTCCTGCTTGTGGGCTGGGTGGCTTTTATCATCACTTATCCAATG AGTGTACATCAGCAGCAACAGAGGCAGCATCAGCTGGAAGAGAAGATACAGCTCTTGCAGCAACAGAAGCTGCCCTTTCGTGCTCCCAGTGATCTACCCCCAGAAGCAGATTTCTTGGACACCTCCTATGGACGGACAGAGAGCTCAGCTACCAGCACACCAAATATGTCCCCCAGAGCATCAAACCATTCTGCGTATTCCAGCATCTCCACATCTGATGTTGGGAGCTGCCTCTCCACTGAGCATGAAGAGGGAG ATGAAGATGCAAACAGAGTGATGGTTGGCAAGATTTCGTTTAACCCAAAAGATGTCCTGGGACACGGAGCTGAAGGGACCATTGTTTACAG GGGGACATTTGATAACCGTGATGTTGCAGTGAAAAGAATTCTTCCGGAGTGCTTCAGCTTTGCAGACCGTGAAGTACAGTTGCTGCGAGAATCAGATGAGCATCCTAACGTTATCCGCTATTTCTGCACAGAGAAGGACCGGCAGTTTCAGTACATAGCCATTGAGCTGTGTGCTGCCACTTTACAGGAG TATGTTGAGCAGAAGGCCTTCAGTCACCATGGCTTACAACCCATCGCTTTGCTGCAACAGACGACATCTGGTCTTGCTTACCTGCACTCCCTTAGTATTG TCCACAGGGACCTGAAGCCCCATAACATCCTCATCTCAATGCCTAACGCCCATGGGAAAGTCAAAGCTATGATTTCAGACTTCGGCCTGTGCAAGAAGCTGGCAGTGGGCAGGCACAGCTTTAGCCGCCGGTCGGGCGTGCCAGGCACCGAAGGGTGGATTGCCCCAGAGATGCTGAGTGAAGATTGCAAAGAGAACCCT ACATATACCGTGGACATCTTTTCAGCTGGCTGTGTCTTTTATTATGTGGTATCTGAAGGCAGCCATCCCTTTGGCAAATCTCTACAGCGGCAAGCGAACATTCTGCTGGGTGCATACAGCCTGGAGTCTTTAAATGCAGGGAGGCATG AAGACATAATTGCTCGTGATTTAATAGAGCAAATGATAAACATGGACCCTCAGAAACGTCCGTCTGCCAGCTGTGTGCTGAAACACCCATTCTTTTGGAGTTTAGAAAAAcagctccatttttttcag GATGTTAGTGACCGGATAGAGAAAGAATCTTTAGATGGTCCAATAGTCAAGCAATTGGAAAGAGGTGGAAGAGAGGTGGTGAAAATGGACTGGAGAGAGCACATCACCGTTCCTCTTCAGACGG ATCTTCGCAAATTCAGATCCTATAAAGGAGGCTCAGTACGGGATCTCCTGAGGGCAATGAGAAATAAG aagCACCATTACAGAGAACTGCCTCCCGAAGTGCAGGAGACCCTGGGCTCCATCCCAGATGATTTTGTACGTTACTTTACAGCTCGTTTCCCTCACCTGCTCCTACATACCTACAACGCTATGCATATCTGCTGCCAAGAAAGACTGTTTCAGCATTACTATAATCAGGactctgcagagctgagccTTGCCGGAGACACTGTTTGA